One genomic segment of Arthrobacter sp. JZ12 includes these proteins:
- the thiE gene encoding thiamine phosphate synthase encodes MQTSAARLYLCTDSRPQQNDFADFVDAAFAGGVDIIQLRDKNLEAAEELEVLEVLRAAAVAHGKLWAVNDRADIAAASGAPVLHVGQRDLPPGIARPFLHDGGILGLSTHSPVEAAAAAANPNVDYFCVGPLWATPTKPGRAAVGLELVQEAARLEQAHEAEGRALKPWFAIGGIDQQNIGDVIEAGASRVVVVRAITEATDPKAAAQALRAELPA; translated from the coding sequence ATGCAAACTTCCGCCGCTCGCCTGTACCTGTGCACCGATTCCCGCCCGCAACAAAACGACTTCGCCGACTTCGTCGACGCAGCATTCGCCGGCGGTGTGGACATCATCCAGTTGCGGGACAAGAACCTGGAAGCGGCGGAAGAACTCGAGGTTCTGGAGGTGCTCCGGGCAGCCGCAGTGGCGCATGGAAAGCTCTGGGCCGTGAACGACCGCGCCGATATCGCCGCCGCAAGCGGCGCACCGGTCCTGCACGTTGGTCAGCGGGATCTTCCGCCCGGTATTGCCCGGCCTTTCCTGCACGACGGCGGCATCCTGGGCCTGTCGACACACTCCCCGGTCGAGGCTGCTGCTGCGGCGGCAAACCCGAACGTGGACTACTTCTGCGTCGGGCCCCTGTGGGCTACGCCCACCAAGCCCGGGAGGGCCGCCGTCGGACTCGAGTTGGTGCAGGAAGCAGCGCGTCTGGAGCAGGCGCACGAAGCCGAAGGCCGGGCGCTCAAGCCCTGGTTCGCCATCGGCGGGATCGACCAGCAGAATATAGGCGACGTGATTGAGGCAGGCGCGAGCCGCGTCGTCGTCGTTCGCGCCATCACTGAGGCGACGGACCCCAAAGCGGCTGCCCAGGCACTGCGTGCGGAGCTTCCCGCCTAG
- a CDS encoding HNH endonuclease signature motif containing protein: MAQATATKDLRSDGAASLEPARIAVGSGARESDARGEASARCSCGRPYLCTGLFCPGPPRYCNGFELDSTTDEEERARVEAAEPETLMRMLATSNPWLQGLPDALDLLLAADRLESWVAAQKVALTAQVFRQVDGHEAGRTGEEHPPGTHPLAAEEIAPLLRVPGRTAHRMLRNSLRLADDLPATWEALEAGSITTAQARVIVEESSFIPAHAVPHFEETILETAAMLTPPKLARRCRRLREELHPDSIVERANRARKARDVTVQPDQDGMAWLSAYLPAEQAVGIFNRVDTAARSLQGPEEHRTLAQLRADVFTDVLTHTCTGNPEKGTGYRGIGASVYVTVPVMTLLGHRRQDWQHAKAENPDNAANRNGATTDDTPPSVEGCANGLLDGHGPIDPETARNLAAHAPSFTRILVHPETGAVLSVGRDRYRPPRHLQDWVRITNPTCVHPGCNRSAWSCELDHSQPWAHGGTTELANLAPRCKLHHTLKTDGIWTITPTRSGPPHTTSLAGKTYTTLPEPPPPF, translated from the coding sequence ATGGCTCAGGCGACGGCTACCAAGGATCTCCGCTCCGATGGTGCGGCCTCCCTTGAACCTGCGCGCATTGCGGTAGGGAGTGGTGCGCGCGAGAGTGATGCCCGCGGGGAAGCCAGTGCGCGGTGCTCGTGTGGGCGGCCGTACCTGTGTACGGGCCTGTTTTGTCCGGGCCCGCCGCGGTACTGCAACGGGTTCGAGCTGGACTCCACCACCGATGAGGAAGAACGCGCCCGGGTTGAGGCAGCTGAGCCGGAGACGCTGATGCGGATGCTCGCCACCTCGAACCCATGGTTGCAGGGGCTGCCCGACGCCCTTGATCTGCTGCTGGCGGCGGACCGGTTGGAGTCGTGGGTGGCAGCGCAGAAGGTTGCGCTGACTGCTCAGGTCTTCCGTCAGGTCGACGGGCACGAAGCCGGCCGTACCGGTGAAGAGCACCCGCCGGGGACTCATCCGCTGGCCGCTGAGGAGATTGCGCCTTTGCTGCGGGTACCCGGCCGGACGGCGCATCGAATGCTTCGGAACTCGCTACGCCTGGCTGATGATCTTCCCGCCACCTGGGAGGCTCTGGAAGCCGGTAGCATCACTACCGCGCAGGCCCGGGTGATCGTGGAGGAATCCTCCTTCATCCCGGCCCACGCGGTGCCACACTTCGAAGAGACGATCCTGGAAACCGCGGCCATGTTGACTCCACCGAAGCTTGCGCGGCGGTGCCGGCGGCTGCGGGAGGAACTGCATCCGGATTCCATTGTCGAACGGGCCAACCGGGCGCGGAAGGCCCGGGACGTGACCGTGCAGCCGGACCAGGACGGGATGGCCTGGCTTTCGGCGTACCTGCCCGCCGAGCAAGCCGTCGGTATTTTCAACCGGGTCGACACCGCCGCCCGTTCCCTCCAAGGACCCGAGGAACACCGTACCCTTGCCCAGCTCCGTGCCGACGTTTTCACGGACGTGCTCACCCACACCTGCACAGGGAACCCGGAGAAGGGCACCGGGTACCGCGGCATCGGAGCTTCGGTCTACGTCACCGTCCCGGTCATGACCCTGCTCGGCCACCGCCGGCAGGACTGGCAACACGCCAAGGCCGAGAATCCGGACAACGCAGCGAACCGGAACGGCGCGACCACCGATGACACCCCGCCCTCGGTCGAAGGCTGTGCGAACGGTCTGCTGGACGGGCACGGGCCGATCGACCCGGAAACGGCTCGGAACCTTGCCGCCCACGCCCCGAGTTTCACCCGGATCCTCGTTCACCCCGAAACGGGGGCCGTACTCAGCGTCGGGCGTGACCGGTACCGGCCGCCCAGACACCTTCAGGACTGGGTCAGGATCACCAATCCCACCTGCGTTCACCCGGGTTGTAACCGCTCAGCCTGGTCCTGCGAACTCGACCACAGCCAGCCCTGGGCCCATGGCGGAACCACTGAACTGGCCAACCTCGCACCCCGCTGCAAACTCCACCACACACTCAAAACCGACGGCATCTGGACCATCACTCCAACCCGGTCAGGACCACCCCACACCACCTCATTGGCCGGCAAAACCTACACCACCCTCCCCGAACCACCCCCGCCCTTCTAG
- the thiS gene encoding sulfur carrier protein ThiS produces MSTQQVQAARTVTVNGETLSTAAADLLQLVAEHTGRPLAPSGQPADGARLGVAVAVNATVVPRSQWAGLQLADGDDIELVTAVQGG; encoded by the coding sequence ATGAGCACTCAACAAGTACAGGCCGCCCGCACCGTTACGGTGAACGGCGAAACGCTATCGACGGCGGCTGCCGACCTGCTTCAGCTGGTCGCAGAACATACCGGCAGGCCCCTGGCGCCGTCCGGGCAGCCTGCAGACGGAGCCCGTCTTGGCGTGGCCGTCGCGGTGAATGCCACAGTGGTGCCGCGCAGCCAGTGGGCGGGCCTGCAGTTGGCCGATGGCGACGACATCGAACTCGTCACAGCAGTACAGGGAGGCTGA
- the thiO gene encoding glycine oxidase ThiO yields METEVDVAVVGGGIVGLGIAWEALRRGLTAVVIDPAPATGATHAAAGMIAPASELHYREEHLLQLTLDSAARYPEFLASLEWTGIDPEYRGTGTVVLAVDAADRQSLADLREVQKLHGLDVEQLPVREVRRSEPLIGPAPTGAFRAAGDHQVDPRKLAESLLVAVRARGQVIGMRATALQRSGTTVTGVMLDDGSAVRARSTVVANGLDAATLEGLPVPLPLRPVYGDILRLRVPTTLRPLLNATVRGLVRGHAVYVVPREDGTVVIGATMREDGSGAVSAGGVYQLLRDAQQLIPAVAELELEEVLCRARPGTPDNAPLMGCVPGNDGLIVATGFFRHGVLLTPAAAAACIDLAEGKPLPAGHERYRPDRFQKGSV; encoded by the coding sequence GTGGAAACAGAGGTGGATGTCGCCGTCGTCGGCGGTGGGATCGTAGGGCTGGGTATTGCGTGGGAAGCTCTCCGCAGGGGCCTGACCGCCGTCGTGATCGATCCGGCGCCCGCGACCGGAGCCACCCACGCCGCCGCCGGCATGATCGCGCCGGCCAGTGAACTGCACTACCGCGAGGAACACCTCCTGCAGTTGACTCTCGACTCGGCAGCCCGTTACCCGGAGTTCCTAGCCTCCCTCGAGTGGACCGGCATCGATCCCGAATACCGCGGGACCGGGACCGTGGTGCTCGCCGTCGATGCGGCTGACCGGCAGTCCCTCGCGGACCTCCGCGAGGTGCAGAAACTGCACGGACTTGATGTCGAACAGCTTCCGGTGCGCGAGGTGCGCCGCTCCGAACCCCTGATCGGGCCGGCACCAACCGGTGCATTTCGTGCCGCCGGTGACCACCAGGTGGATCCACGGAAGCTCGCAGAGTCGCTGCTCGTTGCGGTTCGCGCTCGGGGGCAGGTCATCGGGATGCGCGCCACTGCGCTCCAGCGCAGCGGGACGACGGTGACGGGGGTAATGCTCGACGACGGCAGTGCCGTTCGTGCCCGCTCCACCGTTGTTGCCAACGGGCTTGACGCAGCAACCCTCGAGGGACTGCCCGTCCCGCTTCCACTGCGTCCCGTGTACGGCGACATCCTCCGGCTGCGCGTGCCGACGACCTTGAGGCCGCTGCTCAACGCCACCGTGCGTGGACTGGTCCGCGGTCATGCGGTGTACGTGGTGCCGCGCGAAGACGGGACAGTGGTTATCGGCGCCACAATGAGGGAGGACGGCAGCGGTGCGGTGTCCGCGGGCGGTGTCTATCAGCTGCTCCGGGATGCGCAGCAGTTGATTCCGGCCGTAGCAGAACTTGAGCTGGAGGAAGTGCTTTGCCGGGCCCGTCCGGGCACGCCGGACAACGCGCCGCTGATGGGCTGTGTCCCGGGAAACGACGGCCTCATCGTGGCCACAGGCTTCTTCCGGCACGGGGTGCTGCTGACCCCCGCTGCGGCGGCCGCTTGCATTGATCTTGCGGAAGGCAAGCCGCTGCCGGCAGGCCATGAGCGGTACCGGCCCGACAGGTTCCAGAAGGGAAGTGTATGA